Proteins co-encoded in one Coriobacterium glomerans PW2 genomic window:
- a CDS encoding PTS sugar transporter subunit IIB, which produces MKEILLVCGTGASSGFMAKNIRQAAKARGLEWSVKARSDSVIEDYIDQIDLLMVGPHLSYMLGDLEEVAKPYGVPVAIIPKADYGNLDGEAVCDFMLPYLSE; this is translated from the coding sequence ATGAAGGAGATCCTGTTGGTGTGCGGAACCGGGGCGAGCAGCGGTTTCATGGCTAAGAACATCCGGCAGGCCGCCAAGGCCCGCGGGCTGGAGTGGAGCGTCAAGGCACGCAGCGATTCGGTTATCGAGGACTACATCGACCAGATCGATCTGCTCATGGTCGGTCCGCATCTCTCGTACATGCTCGGTGACCTTGAAGAGGTCGCCAAACCCTATGGCGTGCCCGTGGCGATCATCCCCAAAGCGGATTACGGAAACCTCGACGGCGAGGCCGTCTGCGATTTCATGCTGCCGTATCTGAGTGAATAA
- a CDS encoding HPr family phosphocarrier protein: MTVFRSPVNPRRSPMKSFAHTITDPVGLHARPAADLARFAASCASDVHVRKRGADKEVDAKSMLAIMSLGVRTHDAVEFSIEGETEADDAPALRAFCERTF; the protein is encoded by the coding sequence ATGACAGTGTTTCGTTCGCCCGTAAACCCGAGGAGGTCGCCAATGAAGTCGTTTGCCCATACAATTACTGACCCCGTTGGCTTGCACGCACGTCCCGCAGCCGATCTGGCTCGCTTCGCGGCATCATGCGCATCCGATGTGCACGTGAGAAAGCGCGGTGCCGACAAGGAGGTCGACGCGAAGAGCATGCTCGCGATCATGTCGCTCGGGGTTCGGACTCACGACGCCGTCGAGTTCTCGATCGAGGGGGAGACGGAAGCAGACGACGCGCCCGCGCTCCGCGCATTTTGCGAGCGCACGTTCTAG
- a CDS encoding BglG family transcription antiterminator, whose translation MGRDGCTVLSEREQQLLRALLESAGPLSARALASRLDVSIRTVKACVQKINAKVPGCIGSNRSGYHPDPDLASALIDAQRSDDVPQNSRERIVFLLRRLLFANRSLNVFDLCEELFVSLTTMKTDLSRVRHRIAPFRLDLVQHDNQLSLEGLEKDKRRLGSDLLYSETSVNFLDLSTIEQAFPDIDAGYISACVRETLDEYRRFANDYSVVNLVLHIAITIERIRSGNSLSGMRWIEDDRSVADAGSVGSRDPESSGAGDRELALAITGRLAEHFGIAFSSVEVYELSLLLASRTTLLDYRTATKDDIEHFIGSECLALVREMISDLSGYYGIDLSEHEFFVRFALHIKNLLLRAKSGGLSKNPLTQQIRSMCPLLYDTAVAEACLIKMRTALEINDDEIAYIAFHLGSALETQKQLTNKVKAVLYCPSYYDLDKKVMLFLDRHFEAVLLITNIVTEEEDLAHLSAVDLLIATVPVKVYSGAPIYRVNIFPTDHDAEEIRRIVEELKHRKRRGEIRGNLERLMFAELFEINEDRMTRDEVIHRMVNRLRARDWVGEDFEERVWEREALSSTSLSSFALPHPVRLCSKRSSISVMVSHTPIDWNGEYVRLVMMLSFNRRDRAAFYELFDPLVCVLSDPQQVLALSRCENYEEFISRLCDMME comes from the coding sequence ATGGGAAGGGATGGATGCACCGTGCTTTCCGAGAGAGAACAACAGCTGCTGCGCGCACTGCTCGAAAGCGCTGGTCCTCTGAGCGCCCGCGCGCTCGCCTCGAGGCTCGACGTCTCGATTCGTACGGTCAAGGCCTGCGTGCAGAAGATCAACGCCAAGGTGCCAGGTTGCATCGGATCGAACAGAAGTGGGTATCATCCCGATCCTGATCTCGCAAGCGCTCTGATCGATGCGCAAAGATCCGATGACGTGCCGCAGAACAGCCGGGAGCGCATCGTGTTTCTGTTGCGACGACTCCTGTTCGCGAACCGCTCGCTGAACGTCTTCGATCTATGCGAGGAGCTCTTTGTCAGTCTGACCACGATGAAAACTGATCTCAGCCGCGTGCGACATCGGATCGCGCCGTTCAGGCTCGATCTCGTGCAACACGACAACCAACTGAGTCTCGAGGGCCTTGAAAAGGACAAGCGTCGGCTGGGGAGCGATCTGCTCTACAGCGAGACAAGTGTGAACTTCCTCGACCTCAGCACCATCGAGCAAGCGTTCCCCGATATCGATGCCGGCTACATCAGCGCATGCGTCCGCGAAACGCTGGACGAGTATCGCCGTTTCGCGAATGACTATTCGGTTGTGAACCTTGTGCTGCACATCGCCATCACCATCGAGCGCATTCGCTCCGGCAACAGTCTCAGCGGGATGCGATGGATCGAAGACGACAGGAGCGTTGCAGATGCCGGCAGCGTCGGTTCGAGGGACCCGGAGAGCTCGGGCGCGGGCGACCGCGAACTCGCGCTCGCGATCACGGGCCGGCTCGCCGAGCACTTCGGCATCGCCTTCTCCTCCGTCGAGGTCTACGAGCTTTCTCTTTTGCTAGCGTCGCGCACCACCTTGCTTGATTATCGGACGGCAACCAAGGACGACATCGAACACTTCATCGGCTCGGAATGTCTGGCGCTGGTGAGGGAGATGATCTCGGATCTGAGCGGCTACTATGGCATCGATTTGTCCGAACACGAGTTCTTCGTGCGCTTCGCCCTGCACATTAAGAATCTGCTGCTGCGCGCAAAGTCGGGCGGTCTGAGCAAGAACCCGCTCACCCAGCAGATACGTTCGATGTGCCCGCTGCTCTACGACACGGCGGTCGCCGAGGCGTGCCTCATCAAGATGCGCACCGCTCTGGAGATCAATGACGACGAGATCGCCTACATCGCGTTTCACTTGGGAAGCGCACTCGAGACTCAAAAGCAGCTCACCAACAAGGTCAAAGCGGTCCTGTACTGCCCGTCGTACTATGATCTCGACAAGAAGGTGATGCTGTTCCTCGATCGTCACTTCGAGGCAGTTCTGCTCATCACAAATATCGTCACAGAGGAAGAGGACCTCGCGCACCTGAGCGCCGTCGATCTGCTCATCGCGACCGTACCCGTCAAGGTGTACTCTGGCGCTCCCATCTACAGGGTCAACATCTTTCCCACGGATCACGACGCCGAGGAGATCCGGCGCATCGTCGAGGAGCTGAAGCATCGCAAACGCAGAGGCGAGATCAGGGGCAATCTCGAACGGCTCATGTTCGCCGAGCTGTTCGAGATCAACGAAGACCGTATGACGCGCGATGAAGTCATCCACCGCATGGTCAACAGGTTGCGGGCGCGCGATTGGGTCGGTGAGGATTTCGAAGAGCGCGTGTGGGAGCGCGAAGCGCTCTCTTCGACGTCCCTCTCGTCATTCGCCCTACCCCATCCGGTCCGTCTGTGCTCCAAGCGCAGCAGCATCTCGGTGATGGTCTCGCACACGCCGATCGACTGGAACGGCGAGTACGTTCGCCTGGTGATGATGCTGTCCTTCAACCGCAGGGACCGAGCCGCGTTCTACGAGCTGTTCGATCCCCTGGTCTGCGTGCTCTCCGACCCTCAACAGGTGCTCGCGCTCTCCCGATGCGAGAACTACGAGGAGTTCATCTCGAGATTGTGCGACATGATGGAATGA
- a CDS encoding PTS sugar transporter subunit IIB — protein sequence MKKIILACGAGVATSTVVAGKISELLDKNGYEGLYSIVQCEIAEAKSQCAGADLLIATTVAPEGIECPYVNGVPFLTGMGRASAERDILAALAG from the coding sequence ATGAAAAAGATCATTTTGGCATGCGGTGCGGGCGTGGCGACATCGACCGTCGTGGCCGGCAAGATCAGCGAGCTGCTGGACAAAAACGGCTATGAGGGGCTCTATTCGATCGTGCAATGCGAGATCGCCGAGGCGAAAAGCCAGTGCGCCGGTGCGGACCTGTTGATCGCCACCACTGTGGCCCCCGAAGGCATCGAGTGCCCCTACGTGAACGGCGTCCCCTTTCTCACCGGCATGGGCCGCGCCTCAGCCGAGCGGGATATCCTGGCGGCGCTCGCCGGGTAG
- a CDS encoding polysaccharide biosynthesis tyrosine autokinase has protein sequence MTLRDLAGLIRKRLWIIILLTATITGMAGIYCSVFVRDQYKAATTLYILVSDDSSNKTNLSTAFGVSERIAEDVSQLVKSQRVQDQAAKALGMPSLDGYETSVVSDKNSLVLQIAVTGPSAESTSYVANALAAAVADVSHEFMGVYSVKVVDKAPVPMEPTGMSKTKFIAEAFVGALLASTALIALPALLDDRIRNIETAEQVSDLPVLGTIADVTDVHTPPRDVSEARALLTAAIEEDAENVAAASPVPGQECEALESARTVLANLAFLKIGDPIRSITVTSAADQEGSPDVALLVAKAAASDGRKVLLVECDFRNRPLFDLIGAHSREGLRSVLSQCCSLVQAVCDIGHENVFFLDAETGVPNPTELISSERFKALHDILSEHFSYIVYNAPRLGPFADAAILSALSDAALLVVRNGVTRAGELEKGSGQLRKAGPPVAGIAYNRTKVSQAEHDQIRRKKLSQIAHRGKQTDKATAS, from the coding sequence ATGACATTACGTGATCTTGCTGGACTCATACGTAAGCGGCTGTGGATCATCATATTGCTGACCGCGACCATCACCGGCATGGCCGGGATCTACTGCTCGGTGTTCGTGCGCGACCAGTACAAGGCGGCGACGACACTTTATATCTTGGTCTCTGACGATTCCTCGAACAAGACGAACCTTTCGACCGCATTCGGGGTCAGCGAGCGCATCGCCGAGGATGTGTCGCAGCTCGTCAAGAGCCAGCGCGTGCAGGATCAAGCCGCCAAGGCGCTCGGGATGCCCTCACTTGACGGATACGAGACATCAGTCGTCAGCGACAAGAACTCGCTCGTGCTCCAGATCGCCGTGACCGGGCCGAGCGCGGAGAGCACCTCATATGTCGCCAACGCTCTGGCCGCCGCCGTCGCAGATGTCTCGCACGAGTTCATGGGCGTCTACAGCGTGAAGGTGGTCGACAAGGCCCCCGTTCCCATGGAGCCGACCGGAATGAGCAAGACCAAGTTCATCGCCGAGGCGTTTGTCGGGGCCCTGCTCGCATCGACGGCGCTCATTGCGCTTCCCGCTCTGCTGGACGATCGCATCCGCAACATCGAGACCGCAGAGCAGGTATCTGATTTGCCAGTGCTCGGTACGATCGCAGACGTCACCGATGTGCACACGCCCCCGCGGGATGTTTCGGAGGCGCGGGCGCTCTTGACCGCAGCCATCGAAGAGGATGCGGAGAACGTCGCTGCTGCAAGCCCTGTGCCAGGGCAGGAGTGCGAAGCGCTCGAGTCGGCGCGCACCGTTCTGGCGAATCTGGCGTTTCTGAAGATCGGAGATCCGATTCGCTCCATTACGGTCACGTCCGCCGCCGATCAAGAGGGAAGCCCCGATGTGGCTCTGTTGGTCGCCAAGGCCGCTGCATCCGATGGTCGCAAAGTCCTGCTGGTGGAATGCGACTTCAGAAACAGACCCCTGTTCGATCTGATCGGAGCTCACTCGCGCGAAGGACTCAGAAGCGTCCTGTCGCAATGCTGCTCGCTGGTGCAGGCGGTATGCGATATCGGACACGAGAACGTGTTCTTCCTCGATGCTGAGACGGGTGTCCCCAACCCCACCGAGCTCATCTCCTCGGAACGCTTCAAAGCGCTGCACGATATCTTGTCAGAGCACTTCTCATACATCGTGTACAACGCACCGCGACTCGGTCCGTTCGCCGATGCGGCGATTCTGTCCGCGCTTTCCGATGCGGCGCTGCTGGTCGTTCGCAACGGCGTCACCCGTGCTGGTGAGCTTGAAAAGGGCTCCGGGCAGCTGCGCAAGGCCGGCCCCCCCGTCGCGGGTATCGCCTACAACCGCACCAAGGTCTCGCAGGCCGAGCACGACCAAATCCGCCGTAAGAAGCTGTCCCAGATCGCCCACCGCGGAAAGCAGACCGATAAGGCAACCGCATCCTGA
- a CDS encoding helix-turn-helix domain-containing protein, which yields MSDSVDQQIGARIRCLRKKRTGLSQNGFACQIGIDRSYFATIEQGKHSATLQMLARISQGLGVSLQELFEGL from the coding sequence ATGAGCGATTCTGTAGACCAACAAATCGGCGCGAGGATACGATGCCTGCGCAAGAAGCGAACCGGTCTGAGTCAGAACGGCTTCGCCTGCCAGATCGGTATCGATCGCTCATACTTTGCGACTATTGAGCAGGGCAAGCACAGCGCCACACTGCAGATGCTCGCGCGCATATCGCAGGGACTGGGTGTCTCGCTGCAAGAGCTTTTTGAAGGTCTGTAG
- a CDS encoding helix-turn-helix domain-containing protein, with translation MDKILQKQLGARIKSLRKTRIGMTQDAFARKCAIDETYYAAIEQGRHNPTFLMLKKIASGLRVSLSELLKDL, from the coding sequence ATGGATAAAATACTGCAGAAACAACTGGGAGCGCGAATCAAAAGCCTTCGCAAGACGCGGATCGGCATGACGCAGGATGCCTTTGCTCGCAAATGCGCAATCGACGAAACGTATTACGCGGCGATCGAGCAAGGTAGGCATAACCCGACATTTTTGATGTTGAAAAAGATCGCCTCCGGACTCCGGGTCTCTCTTTCCGAGCTTCTGAAAGATCTATAG
- a CDS encoding ChbG/HpnK family deacetylase — translation MPLLIINADDFGYSAGINHGILDAFTEGILTSATLMANMPGFDMAADMARANPDLKARVRAICCLRGQAMRTQM, via the coding sequence ATGCCGCTTCTCATCATCAATGCAGACGATTTCGGCTATAGCGCCGGAATCAACCACGGCATCCTCGACGCGTTCACCGAGGGCATCCTCACCTCGGCGACGCTGATGGCCAACATGCCCGGGTTCGATATGGCCGCAGATATGGCCAGAGCCAATCCCGATCTCAAGGCCCGCGTCCGCGCGATTTGCTGCCTGCGCGGGCAAGCGATGAGAACTCAGATGTGA
- a CDS encoding PTS transporter subunit EIIC, whose amino-acid sequence MNQGGWTVFNNMEILFAVGLALGLANEARGRAALEALVLYMTFNVFVSSILAGFGSTFGVDLDAADALGIKAICGIRTLDTGFLGALLVSAVIVWVHNRCFRRRLPEWLGIFQGSALVGAAGFPVMLALALAFCAIWPTVQAAISSLQFFMSHAGLLGVWIYTFLEKALLPTGLHHFISAPFEYGPAIVEGGTIPYWMRHMNEFAASTQPLSILFPQGGFSLQGLSNFFGVPGIALAFFATARKGNRQRVLALCVPGVITSVLCGITEPFDYTFLFLAPVLFFVHAFLAATFATIEFACGVSGDMGSGLIAISAKNFIPMWQNHWMAFAIMFAIGAVSILTYFLVFRFLILRFGFNTPGRSNTVRMFGKSDVHSRIAEKADGETSCSKEAAGYLAALGGAKNIRSCANCMTRLRVTVADENLVLADEAFTACGAKGVVRNGKAIQVIIGLAVPQVKEAFSKLADVRGGDAEPQND is encoded by the coding sequence ATCAATCAGGGCGGCTGGACCGTCTTCAACAACATGGAAATCCTATTTGCCGTCGGCCTTGCGCTCGGACTCGCCAACGAAGCGCGCGGGCGCGCGGCACTCGAGGCGCTCGTTTTGTACATGACCTTCAACGTCTTCGTATCGAGCATACTGGCCGGATTCGGGTCGACGTTCGGCGTCGATCTGGATGCGGCGGATGCTCTGGGCATCAAGGCGATCTGCGGCATCAGAACCCTCGACACGGGCTTTCTCGGGGCCCTGCTCGTCTCAGCGGTCATCGTCTGGGTCCATAACCGCTGCTTCAGAAGGCGGCTGCCCGAGTGGCTCGGCATCTTCCAGGGATCCGCGCTGGTGGGAGCCGCGGGCTTTCCCGTCATGCTCGCGCTGGCGCTCGCATTCTGCGCCATATGGCCGACGGTCCAGGCGGCTATCAGCTCGCTGCAGTTTTTCATGTCCCATGCGGGGCTGCTGGGCGTATGGATCTACACGTTCCTCGAGAAAGCGCTGCTGCCCACCGGTTTGCATCATTTCATCAGCGCGCCGTTCGAGTACGGACCCGCCATCGTGGAGGGTGGCACCATCCCCTACTGGATGCGTCACATGAACGAATTCGCAGCGTCCACCCAGCCGCTGAGCATCCTGTTCCCGCAGGGCGGCTTCTCGCTGCAGGGTCTGTCTAACTTCTTCGGTGTGCCGGGCATCGCGCTGGCCTTCTTTGCGACTGCGCGCAAGGGGAACCGACAAAGGGTGCTCGCCCTGTGCGTGCCCGGTGTGATTACCTCGGTGCTGTGCGGCATCACCGAGCCGTTCGATTACACCTTCTTGTTTCTCGCGCCGGTGCTGTTCTTCGTGCACGCGTTTCTCGCCGCGACGTTCGCGACGATCGAGTTCGCCTGCGGCGTGTCCGGCGACATGGGCTCGGGGTTGATCGCTATATCCGCCAAGAACTTCATTCCGATGTGGCAGAACCACTGGATGGCGTTCGCAATCATGTTCGCGATCGGGGCGGTCTCGATCCTGACGTATTTTCTCGTGTTCAGGTTTTTGATCCTGAGATTCGGCTTCAACACGCCCGGCCGCAGCAACACCGTCCGGATGTTCGGCAAGAGCGATGTTCACAGCCGAATCGCCGAGAAAGCCGATGGTGAAACGTCCTGCAGCAAAGAAGCCGCCGGCTATCTCGCGGCGCTGGGCGGTGCGAAAAACATCCGCTCCTGCGCGAACTGCATGACGCGCCTTCGGGTGACCGTAGCCGACGAAAACCTGGTGCTGGCCGATGAGGCGTTCACGGCATGCGGAGCAAAGGGGGTGGTGCGCAACGGCAAGGCGATACAGGTGATTATCGGGCTGGCGGTACCGCAGGTGAAGGAGGCGTTCTCGAAGCTCGCAGATGTGAGAGGAGGTGATGCCGAGCCGCAGAACGATTAG
- a CDS encoding 6-phospho-beta-glucosidase encodes MKLTVIGGGGVRSPLLAKSLARRAGELGITELVFMDTDAEKLRIYGGIARHVAGLLSPDLEMRLTGDAIEAVRDADYVITTIRVGGDHMRVRDERIALSRNVLGQETTGAAGVSFAMRSVPALAGYCELIREHAKPGAKVFNFTNPAGVVSQALRDMGYDFAYGVCDAPTGMLRTIAAMLGVDSSAISGECYGLNHLSFFSSVLLDGREILPELLADERTYRETDMRYFEPELARRRGTLLNEYLYYFYYRERAVENILRAGITRGEQIEEVNRHMTGELRGLDMDRNFDEALAIYNRWHGRRSNMYMANESGVRRTEPWKFDIYGADEGGYAGVALRYIEIERSGSTRSMILCAPNAGAIPGLADDDVVEVTCDVSKEGCAPHRFAEVDIEPGNLELIRRVKYYERLAARGIISRSEDDIVECLSMHPLVGSYSIAKDLAQHYIELNAEYWGR; translated from the coding sequence ATGAAACTGACGGTTATCGGCGGCGGCGGGGTTCGTTCACCACTGCTCGCCAAGAGCCTGGCGCGGCGCGCGGGCGAGCTCGGGATCACCGAGCTGGTGTTCATGGACACCGATGCGGAGAAGCTGCGCATCTACGGGGGCATCGCCAGGCACGTCGCCGGGCTGCTGAGCCCGGATCTCGAGATGCGGCTCACCGGCGACGCGATCGAGGCGGTGCGCGACGCCGACTACGTGATCACCACCATACGCGTGGGCGGCGACCACATGCGCGTCCGCGACGAGCGCATCGCGCTGTCGCGCAACGTGCTCGGTCAGGAGACGACCGGGGCGGCCGGCGTCTCCTTCGCGATGCGCTCGGTGCCCGCGCTCGCTGGCTACTGCGAGCTCATACGCGAGCACGCCAAACCGGGTGCGAAGGTCTTCAACTTCACGAACCCCGCAGGCGTCGTCTCGCAGGCGCTGCGCGACATGGGATATGATTTCGCCTATGGCGTCTGTGACGCTCCCACCGGCATGCTGCGCACGATCGCAGCGATGCTCGGCGTGGATTCGAGCGCCATCTCAGGGGAGTGCTACGGTCTCAACCACCTTTCCTTCTTTTCCTCGGTGCTGCTCGACGGCCGCGAGATCCTGCCGGAGCTGCTGGCCGACGAGCGCACCTACCGCGAGACGGACATGAGGTACTTCGAACCCGAGCTCGCGCGGCGACGCGGCACTCTGCTCAACGAGTACCTGTACTACTTCTACTACCGCGAACGCGCGGTTGAGAACATCCTGCGCGCCGGCATCACGCGCGGCGAGCAGATCGAGGAGGTCAACCGGCACATGACCGGGGAGCTGCGCGGTCTTGACATGGATCGAAACTTCGACGAGGCACTGGCGATCTATAATAGATGGCACGGTCGCCGCAGCAATATGTACATGGCTAACGAGAGCGGCGTTCGCCGCACCGAGCCGTGGAAGTTCGATATATACGGTGCCGATGAGGGCGGCTACGCCGGCGTGGCGCTGCGCTACATCGAGATCGAGCGCTCGGGCAGCACCAGGTCGATGATTCTGTGCGCCCCGAACGCCGGTGCCATCCCAGGCCTTGCCGATGACGATGTGGTAGAGGTGACCTGCGACGTCTCGAAAGAGGGCTGCGCGCCGCACCGCTTCGCCGAGGTGGATATAGAGCCAGGAAACCTAGAACTTATCCGACGGGTGAAATACTACGAGCGGCTGGCCGCCCGCGGCATCATCAGCCGCTCGGAGGACGACATCGTGGAGTGTCTGAGCATGCACCCGCTCGTGGGTTCCTACTCCATCGCCAAGGATCTGGCGCAGCACTACATCGAGCTGAACGCGGAGTACTGGGGACGGTAG
- a CDS encoding carbohydrate kinase family protein, producing MNILGVCSIAVDTICQVDHLPIKDSFCNVLSSERLQGGSGTNVLVQAAKLGASTGVITQVAQDADSDWIMDNLARRGIDSRGVVRRPGEFDAPSCLIYVDPHGEKMLVVSREHRLPPLEEERADLSLIEEADIVYLDLNPAELNMAAAQRAHAAGKKVVINFQEDLESILSQGVDRTFLTDILAYVDVFAPCQEAIRALSGSDELSGQVEFIRRYYPGLIVLTLGAQGVVAYDERDREIRIPAVAIEARDTTGAGDSFIGSFMVSHLVEHMDLKAALWYSTWCAAYTCLDFGAQASPTAEQVQRFMESV from the coding sequence ATGAACATCCTCGGGGTCTGCAGCATCGCTGTGGATACGATCTGCCAAGTTGACCATCTGCCGATCAAAGACAGCTTCTGCAACGTTCTCTCATCTGAACGGTTGCAGGGCGGCAGCGGCACCAACGTGCTCGTGCAGGCGGCCAAGCTCGGCGCTTCCACCGGCGTGATCACGCAGGTGGCGCAAGACGCCGACAGCGACTGGATCATGGATAACCTGGCGCGCCGCGGTATAGACAGCAGAGGAGTGGTTCGGCGACCCGGTGAATTCGATGCGCCGAGCTGTCTGATTTATGTCGATCCTCACGGCGAGAAGATGCTCGTCGTCTCCCGTGAACACCGTCTTCCTCCCTTGGAGGAGGAGCGCGCCGACCTCTCTCTGATCGAGGAAGCGGACATCGTCTATCTCGATCTCAATCCCGCAGAGTTGAACATGGCGGCAGCCCAGCGCGCTCACGCCGCCGGGAAAAAAGTCGTGATCAACTTTCAGGAGGATCTGGAGAGCATCCTATCTCAGGGCGTTGATCGGACGTTTCTCACCGATATCCTGGCGTACGTGGACGTGTTCGCTCCGTGCCAAGAGGCTATCAGGGCTCTGAGCGGCTCGGACGAGCTGTCAGGGCAGGTCGAGTTCATTCGCAGATACTATCCGGGGCTGATCGTCTTGACACTGGGCGCCCAAGGGGTGGTGGCCTACGACGAGCGAGATCGCGAGATCCGCATCCCGGCGGTTGCGATCGAGGCGCGAGACACCACCGGTGCCGGGGACTCCTTCATCGGCTCCTTCATGGTGAGCCATCTCGTCGAGCACATGGATCTCAAGGCCGCGCTGTGGTACTCCACCTGGTGCGCCGCCTATACCTGCTTGGATTTCGGAGCGCAGGCGTCACCGACAGCCGAGCAGGTGCAACGGTTCATGGAGAGCGTCTGA
- a CDS encoding ADP-ribosylglycohydrolase family protein — MDSIYRKTLHTLLGIAYGDAMGMPTEGCTRRFIREHFGTVNTYLPSPQEGSTIRRSFNAGQVTDDTQLTVFVCEALIRGRAHLNAESFAARLIEWLDTDPRSADVVGPSTLRAVRAIQGGSKLEEAGAQGTTNGAAMKIAPVGLICSCRDMTSLVEQVAHICMPTHNTRIAIQGAAAVATTVSYCFEHDRIEWDELLALIAAAADEAARFGAQTPSPELIARVRYAWRLAENADESEFLDGLSDFLGTGLETVETVPAALAIVRRSAASLKASVHIAANIGGDTDTIGAICGGICGACRYDITDAEERFLCDANDMDFDGLACRMAELVRETRGFE, encoded by the coding sequence ATGGATTCCATCTACAGAAAGACGCTGCATACGCTGCTGGGAATCGCCTATGGCGACGCCATGGGCATGCCGACGGAGGGCTGCACCCGACGCTTCATCCGGGAGCACTTCGGCACAGTGAACACGTATCTTCCCAGCCCTCAAGAGGGCTCGACGATTCGCCGGAGCTTCAACGCCGGCCAGGTGACCGACGACACGCAGCTGACCGTGTTCGTATGCGAGGCCCTGATTCGCGGCCGCGCTCACCTGAACGCCGAGAGCTTCGCTGCGCGCCTGATCGAATGGCTGGACACGGATCCCAGAAGCGCCGATGTGGTGGGCCCGAGCACGCTGCGGGCAGTCCGCGCCATACAGGGCGGCTCCAAACTGGAGGAGGCGGGTGCGCAGGGCACGACCAACGGCGCGGCGATGAAGATCGCGCCGGTCGGGCTCATCTGCTCCTGTCGGGATATGACGAGTCTGGTCGAGCAGGTGGCGCACATCTGCATGCCGACGCACAACACGCGAATCGCCATACAAGGAGCCGCAGCGGTCGCGACGACGGTGAGCTACTGCTTCGAGCACGACCGGATCGAGTGGGATGAGCTGCTCGCACTCATCGCAGCGGCGGCGGATGAGGCCGCCCGCTTCGGTGCGCAGACACCGAGCCCAGAGCTGATAGCGCGCGTTCGCTACGCTTGGCGGCTCGCCGAGAACGCGGACGAAAGCGAGTTTCTCGACGGACTCTCCGACTTTCTGGGCACCGGGCTGGAAACCGTCGAGACGGTGCCGGCCGCTCTTGCGATCGTGCGCAGATCGGCAGCGAGTCTCAAGGCGTCGGTGCACATCGCCGCCAACATCGGCGGCGACACCGACACGATCGGGGCGATATGCGGCGGCATCTGCGGAGCCTGCCGCTACGACATAACCGATGCCGAGGAGCGCTTCTTGTGCGATGCCAACGATATGGACTTCGACGGGCTGGCCTGCCGTATGGCGGAGCTGGTTCGCGAGACAAGGGGGTTTGAGTGA